In Rhodanobacter humi, the genomic stretch CACCCCCTTGGGCAGCGCGGAGACCTCGATGGTGGCGCGCGCGGGGTACGGCGCCTGGAAGTACTCGGCCATCACCGCGTTCACCGCGGCGAAGTTCGCCAGATCGGTGACGTAGATGCCCACGCGCACGAACTGCGCCAGCGAGCCGCCGGCGGCCTGCGCCACCGCCACCAGGTTGTCGAACACGCGGCGCGTCTGCGCCGTGATGTCACCCTCGACCACGTTGCCGGTGGCCGGATCGAGCGGGATCTGGCCGGAGAAATACACGGTGTCGCCGGCACGCACGGCCTGCGAATAGGGGCCGATGGCAGCGGGAGCTTCCGTGGTGGCGATGATCTGGCGGGACATGGGTTTTCCTCAGGGTCAGGGATTGGGGTATCGGAAAGGCCCAAGCGTAGCGCGCGCGAGTGCGGGCTCGCCAGCCGACGCCCTGTTTCCCATTCCCTATTCCCGGCTACAAGGGATATCGATACACCCCGCTCACCACGCCGGTGCGGCGCACTCGGCGGATCACGTCGGCGAGATGCTTGCGGTTCTTCACCTCGATCGCGAACAGCAGGGTGGCGGCGGCGAGGTCGCGCTCGGCGTATTCCACGTTGTCGATGTTGGAGTCGGCCGCCGCGATCGCCGCGGCGATGGTGGCGAGCACGCCGGGGCGGTTGATCACCTCGATGCGCAGCTCGGCACGGTAGTCGCCCTGCACGTCGTGGTCCCACTCGATTGCCACGCAGCGCTCCGGCGACTTGCGCAGCTCGGCCACGTTCGGGCATTCCTCGCGGTGCACCACGATGCCCTTGCCCGGCGACAGGTAGCCCATGATCGGATCGCCCGGCAGCGGATGGCAGCAGTTCGCGAAGCTGAGCACGCCGCGCTCGGCGCCGGTGATGCGGATCTTCTCGTGCACCGGGCTGGCGCCGGGCGCCGCGTCGTCGGACTGGCCGTCGCGCAGCGCAAGCAGGTGGCGCGCCACCACGTCGGGCATGCGGTTGCCCAGCGCGATCTCGGCCAGCAGTTCCTCCAGCCGCTTCAGCCGGATCTCGTGCAGGAAACGGTCCAGCACTTCGGTCGGAATCGCGTCGAGGCTACTGCTGCGCGCCTCCAGCGCGCGGTCGAGCATGCGATGGCCGAAGTCCACCGCGTCCTCGTGCTGCAGGTGCTTCAGGTACTGGCGGATCGCGGTGCGCGCCTTGCCGGTGACCACCGACTCCAGCCAGGCCGGGTTCGGCACCGCCGACGGCGCGGTGATGATCTCCACCAGCTGGCCGGATTCCAGCCGCGTGCGCAGTGGCAGCAGCTTCTTGTCCACGCGCGCGGCCACCGCGTGGTCGCCCACGTCGGTGTGCACGGCGTAGGCGAAATCCAGCGCGGTGGCGTTGCGCGGCAGCGAGAGGATGTCGCCGCGCGGGGTGAACAGGTAGACCTCGTCGGGGAACAGGTCGATCTTGACGTTCTCGATGAACTCGTCCGACGAGGCGGTGTTGACCTGGCTGTCGGCCAGCGAGGACAGCCACTCGCGGGCACGCGCCTGCGCGCTGTTGGCCGGACCGGAATCGGTCTTGTACGCCCAATGCGCGGCCACGCCGCGCTCGGCCACCGAATCCATCTCGGCGGTGCGAATCTGCACCTCGATCGGCGCGCCGAACGGCCCCAGCAGCACGGTATGCAGCGACTGGTAGCCGTTCGCCTTCGGGATCGCGATGAAGTCCTTGAAGCGGCGGTCGACCGGCTTGTACAGCCCGTGCACCACGCCCAGCGCCATGTAGCAATTCATCGCGCTCTCGACCACCACGCGGAAGCCGTACACGTCCATCAGCTGGGCGAAACTCTTGTGCTCGCTGTGCATCTTCGAATAGATGCTCCACGGCGACTTGATGCGCCCCACCACGCGCGCCGGCAGGTGCTCGGCGGCCAGCCGCTGCGACAGCGCGGTCTCGATCCGGCCCATTGCCTCGCGGCGGTTGCCCAGCGCCGCGCGGATGCGCTCGCTGATGACGCGGTAGCGGTCCGGGTGCAACGCGCGGAAGCCGAGGTCCTGCAGCTCGGCCTTGATCTTGTTCATGCCCAGGCGCTGGGCGATCGGCGCGTAGATCTCCAGCGTCTCGCGCGCGATGCGGCGGCGCGAGGGCGGGTCCTTCGCACCCAGCGTGCGCATGTTGTGCAGGCGGTCGGCGAGCTTGATCAGGATCACGCGCAGGTCGCGTGCCATCGCCAGCAGCATCTTGCGGAAGCTCTCCGCATCGGCCTCCTGGCGGCTGCCGAAGCGCATCTTGTCCAGCTTGGTGACGCCGTCGACCAGTTCGGCCACGGTCTCGCCGAACTCGCCGGCCAGCGCGCTGCGGCTGAGCGCGGTGTCTTCCAGGGTGTCGTGCAGAATCGCCGCGATGATGGTCTCGGCATCCATGCCCAGCTCGGCGAGGATGCCGGCCACGGCGACCGGGTGGGTGATGTAGGGCTCGCCGCTCTTGCGGGTCTGGCCTTCGTGCGCCTGCGCGCCGACCTGGAATGCGCGCAGCACGCGCTCAAGTTGCGGCGCCGGCAGATAGCCGAGCTGGTCCTTCAGCGCCTGCACGTAGGGCGGCAGCGCAGCGGGGTCGATGACGGTTGGCGTGCTGGCGGCGGTCATGGCTGGACGCGCCGACGGGGTCGCGCCGACGGCGCGGTCATGCAGCTGGGTGGAACGCGGCCGGCCGCGCGTGCAAGCACATCGGCCGCCCCGATGCGATGCGTGCGCGGTCTACAGCCGCCCTCCATCAATCGTCGCCGACCTTGGACAGATCGTCGTCCACCTCGGCGGCGGCCCATTCCAGCGCCTCGCGTTCGGCGCGCTCGCGTTCGGCCTTGTCGATCTCGTCGATGGTGGCCTGGTCGATGCGGCGACCGGCGATCTCGCGCAGCGCCAGCACGGAGGGCTTGTCATTGTCGGGATTGACCGCCGGTTCGGCACCCTTGGCGAGCTGACGGGCGCGCTTGGTCGCCATCAGCACCAGCTCGAATCGGTTGTCGACCACCTCGAGGCAGTCCTCCACGGTAATGCGTGCCATGCCAAATCCTCAAAAAAATAGAGACTTATACAGGTCGCCAGTGTAGAGCAGCCGGCGCTGGCCTGGCAATGCGAGTCGTGCGTACCATAAGCGGTTTTCGCCGCCGGCCCACGAAAGCAGGGCGAAACGCGTGCAGGATATAAAACCAGACAGTACACTATTGAAGCTCCAGCGTTTCCAGCCACGTCCCCATCCTGGCCGCAACCCCATGCCGACGCACTCCCTGCTTCATTCCTCCCTGCTGCGCCGCGGCCTCGCCCTGCTCGCCGTAGTGCTGCTGGCCGGCTGCGCGATCGCGCCGCCGCGCACCGACGACCCGCTGCAGAAGGTCAACCGCAAGGTCTATGCGTTCAACGACACGCTGGACAAGGCGGTGCTGCGCCCGGCTGCGGTGGGCTATCGCAAGGTGACCAACCCGCCGGTGCGGCGCTCGGTCAACAACTTCTTCACCAACATCGAGTTGCCGATCACGATCGCCAACAACCTGCTGCAGGCGCGGCCTTCCGAAGCGCTGGGTAACACCGGGCGTTTCCTGATCAACCTCACCGTCGGCGTGGGCGGCATCTTCGATCCGGCCACCAGGCTGGGCTTGCCGCTGGAGACCACCGACTTCGGCATCACCCTGGCGCGCTGGGGCGTACCCGAAGGCGACTTCCTGATGCTGCCCTTGCTCGGCCCCAGCACGGTGCGCGACGTCTGGCACTACCCGGTGGACGGCTACTTCTTCGACCCGTTGAGCCTGATCGCGAAGAACCAAGCCTTCAGCTACGGCCAGTACTACCTGCCGCAGGTGCTGTACGTGGTGTCGATGCGCTCGCAGCTGATCGACGCGGAAGGCTTCCTGCAGTCGGCCTACGACCCCTACGCCTTCCTGCGCGACGCCTACCGCCAGCGCCGTTTGTACAAGCTGTACGACGGCGACCCGCCGGCCGACGTGATCGAGAAGATGCAGGGCGTCGACCAGCCGGGCTTCGATCCCGACGAACTGCTGCAGCAGCAGAAGCAGTGGGAACAGCAGCACGCCACCTCGAAGCCCGCGCCGACGAAGAACTGAGCCGGCTGCACAGGTGGACACGAAAACGGGGCCAGCGGCCCCGTTTTCGTGTCCACGTCCGGTTGGCTGCCTCAGGCCGGTGCCAGCAAGGCTTCCACGCCGCTGACCCTGGCCAGCGTGCGCAATCCGTCCGGCACGTGCTGCAGGCTCAGCGCCTGGCCACGGCCACGCGCCTCGGCCAGCACGGCCAGCAGGCAGGCCAGCCCCGCGCTGTCGCAGCTGCTCACCCCGGCCAGGTCGAGCCTTGCGCGATCGCCCGGCCGCAAGGCCTCGTCCAGCGCCTGCAGCGCCGCGGCGGCGGTCGCGAAGCTCAGCGCACCGGACAGCACCAGCGTGCCCGGCGTGCCACGGTCCAGCCGCAACGCGGAATCAGCCGCCATGGGCCTTGCCGCCTTGCTGCTCCATCGCCTTCAGCGCCTGGTCGCCCTGGGTCTGCAGGTTCTTGATCAGCTGGTCGAGGCCGACCTTGCGGATCTCCGCATCGACCTGGTTGCGGTAGTTGGTGATGTAGGAAATGCCCTCGATCACCACGTCGTAGGCCTTCCACTCGCCGCTGGCGGTCTTGCGGAACGCGAAGTCCACCGACACCGTCTTGCCGTCGCCGGTGGCGACCTGGGTGCGCACCAGGCTGCGCTTGGCGTTGAGGTCGCCGGCAAACGGCAGCACCTTCACCGCACCATTGGTGTAGCTGAGCAGACCCTCGGCGTAGCGGTGGGTGATCGAGTTGTAGAACACCTTGGCGAACCGCGCGCGCTGGTCGGGCGTGGCCTCGCGGGCATGCTGGCCGAGCACCAGGATCGCCGCGTAGTCCACGTCGAAGTGCGGCAGGAACACCTGGTTGATGATGCCGACCAGCTTTTCCTTGTTCTGCTGCAGTTCGGCCTTGTGGCCGGCCACGGCGGTGTCGAGCTGGTGGGCGATCTCCTGCACCACCTGTTCCGGGGTCTGCTGGGCGGCGGCCTGTGGGGCTGCCTGCTGCGTGAAGGCCGGGGCAGCGAGCATGCCGCCGCAGGCCACGGCAATGGCGAAAGCCAGATGACGCATCATGCGAAAACTCCTGTGTGCGGGGAACCGGCTCAGTGCTTGCCGGCGGGGGTGGTGGACGAGCCGGCATCCTTTTTCGCGCCGTCGCCGGAACCGTTGACCAAGAACTTGCCGATCAGGTCTTCCAGCTGCATCGCCGACTGGGTCAGGATCATCTCGTCGCCGTTCTTCAGCATGTCCGGCGAACCGCCGGGCTGGATCGCAACGTACTGGCTGCCGATCAAACCGCTGGTGAACACCGCGGCGGCGGAATCGTCGGGGATCTGGTTGTAGCGATTGTCGATCGCCAGGGTCACCACGGCATCCAGCTTGGTCGGCTCGGCCTGCACGGACAGCACCCGGCCGATCGCCACGCCCGCCATCTTCACCGGCGAACCCGCCGACAGCGAACCCACGTTGCTGAAATGCGCGGTGACCTCGTAGCTGCCGCCGATCGCGTCGGCCGAACCGCCGGCGCCGAAGAACTTGCCGAGCATCTCCTCCAGTGGCTGGCTGGAACGGGTCAGGCCCAGCTTGCCGCCGGCGGCGACGTACTGCTTCGCGTGGCCGTACTCGATGCCCACGTACTGGTCGCCGAGCAGGCCGCTGGTGAAGATCGTCGCCACCGAATCCGCGGGGATCGTGGCGTACTGCTTGTCGATGGCCAGCTTCACGTCGGCCACCGACTTGCCCGGCTCCAACGCGATCGACTCGACCTGGCCCACGCGCACGCCGGCGATCTTCACCGGGGCGCGCTCCTTCAGCTGGCCGATGTTCTCGAACTGCGCATCCACCGTGTAGCTGGCGCCCTGGTGACGGTTCGCCACCGAGCTGGTCTGGGTGGCGAGATAGGCCAGCGCGGCGAAGCCGAGCACGATGAACAGGCCGGTGCCGACGGCATAGGATTTTCTCTGGCTCACGGCGACATCCTCAAAGAAATACGCTTGTTCATGGGGTCACATCAGGAAGGCGGTCAGCACGAAGTCCAGCGCCAGGATCGCGATGGACGAGGCGACCACGGTGCGAGTGGTGGCATAGGCCACGCCCTCGCTGGTGGGCGGCGCGGTATAGCCCTGGTACACCGCGATCAGCGCCACCACGGCGCCGAACGCCAGGCTCTTCCAGATCACGCCGTTGATGATGTCCTGCCACACGTCGACGGTGGCGGTCATGTTCGACCAGAACGTGCCGTTGTCGATGCCCAGCCAGGAGACGCCCACGAGATGACCGCCGAAGATGCCCAGCGCGCAGAACACGCAGCACAGCAGCGGCATCGCGATCAGCCCGGCGAGGAAGCGCGGCGCCACTACGTAGGCCAAGGGATCGACCGCCATCAGCTCCATCGCGGCGATCTGGTCGGTGGCGCGCATCAGGCCGATCTCGGCGGTGATCGCGGTGCCGGCGCGGCCGGCGAACAGCAGCGCGGTGACCACCGGCCCCAGCTCGCGGTAGATCGAGATCGCCACCACCGTGCCGGTGGCCGCGGTGCCGCCGAAGATCGACAGCACATGGTACAGCTGCAGCGACAGCACCATGCCCACGAACAGGCCGCAGACCATGATGATGGTGAGGCTCATCGCGCCCACGAACCACAACTGGCGCACCGTCTCGCGTGCATGGCGCAGGCTGCGCGGGATCGCCGCGAGGATCTGCAGCAGGAACAGGCCGCAATTGCCGATCTGGCCCAGCGACTGGGTCACGATGTTGTCGCGTCCGATGCGTGCGTTCATGCCTCACCTCGCGGAAAGCCCAGCGCCTCGGCGTAGTCGCCGGCCGGATACTGGAACGGCACCGGGCCGTCCGCCTCGCCACCGAAGAACTGCCGCGTCCACGGCGAGCCGTCGTCGGCGATGGTCTGCGGATCGCCCTGCGCCACCACCTTGCCGTTCGCGATCAGGTAGATGTGGTCGGCCACCTGCTTGATCGCGTCCAACTCGTGCGCCACCAGCACGCTGGTGATGCCCAGCGTCTGGTTGAGCGTGCGGATCAGCTTCAGCACCTGGTTCAGCGCGATCGGGTCCAGGCCCACGAACGGCTCGTCGTACAGGATCAGCATCGGGTCGAACACGATCGCGCGCGCCAGCGCCACGCGCCGCGCCATGCCGCCGGACAGCTCGCTCGGCTGCAGCGCCGCCGCACCGCGCAGGCCCACCGCCTGCAGCTTGGTCAGCACGATGTTGCGGATCAGCACTTCCGGCAGCTTCGTGTGCTGGCGCAGCGGGAAGGCCACGTTCTCGAACACGTCGAAATCGGTGAGCAGGGCCGAGTTCTGGAACAGGTAGCCGATCTTCTCGCGTAGCGCGTACAGCGCCTCGCGGCTCAGTTCCGGCACGTTCTTCGCGTCCACCAGGACCTGTCCCGCGTCGCCGCGCATCTGTCCGGTGATGTGCTTGAGCAGGGTGGTCTTGCCCGTGCCGCTGGGCCCCATGATCGCGGTGACCTTGCCGCGCGGGATGTCCATGTCCAGCGCGTCGAAGACCTTCTTGCCGTTGAGCACGGTAGTGAGGCCGCGGATGCGGATCAGCGTGTCGTCGGAGGGGGCGGCGGCGGCATTCATAGGCGGGCTACGTTAGCGGAGCGGCGATACAGCGCCAAGCCGGGGCGCGCGGCGGCATTCAGGCCAGCAGCTCGGCAATCAGCGTCTCGTGCCGCCGGCATTGCAGCGAACTGCGCAGGCGCACCGCACGCACGATGGCCTGCAGCTCGTCCAGCGCATCCTCGAAGCGGTCGTTGACGATGATGTAGTCGAACTCGTGGGCGTGGGCGATCTCACCGCGCGAATTGGCGAGGCGGCGCTCGATCACTTCCGGCGCATCCGAGCCGCGGCCGCGCAGGCGGCGCTCCAGCTCGGTGCGCGAGGGCGGCAGGATGAACACGCCGACGCAGTCGGGCTTGCCCTTGCGGATCTGTGCCGCGCCCTGCCAGTCGATCTCCAGCAGCACGTCGCGACCCTGCGCCAGCAGCGCCTGCACCTTGTCGCGCGAGGTGCCGTACAGGTTGCCGTGCACCTCGGCATGTTCGAGGAAGATGCCCTCGGCAGCTTCGCGTTCGAACTCCGCTCGTTCGACGAAGTAGTAGTGCCGCCCGTACTGCTCGCCCGGTCGCGGCGGCCGCGTGGTGTGCGACACCGACAGCGAGATCGCCGGCTCACGCTCCAAGAGCGCGTTGACCAGGGTGGACTTGCCCGCGCCCGAGGGGGCGGCGACGACAAACAGCGTGCCCTGAGCTTCAATTTTCATGAAAGCGCGCAGCACGTTCGCGCCCTCTCCCCGCCGGGGAGAGGGTTGGGGTGAGGGGTCGGGACTTGCCAGACACGCTCATTCAATGTTCTGCACCTGCTCGCGCATCTGCTCGATCAGCACCTTGAGCTCCACCGCGGCATTCGTGCTGCGCGCATCCACCGACTTGGAGCCCAGCGTGTTCGCCTCGCGGTTGAATTCCTGCATCAGGAAATCGAGGCGACGCCCCACCGGCTCCTTCAGGCCCAGCACGCGGCGCGTCTCGGTGATATGCGTGCTGAGGCGATCCAGTTCCTCGTCCACGTCGCTGCGGGTGATCTGCAGCACCAGCTCCTGCTCCAGTCGGCCGGGATCGGCAGGCTGCTTCAGGTCGGCCAGCCGAGCTTCCAGTCGGGTGCGCAGCGCGGCGCGGATCTCCGGCATCCACTCGCGCACCTGGGCCACGATGCGCTCGATCGCGTCCAGCCGCTCGCGCAGGATCCCGCCCAGCTTGGCGCCCTCGCGTTCGCGGGTGGCGGTGAGCGCGTCCAGCGCGCGGTCCAGCACCTCGAACAGCGCGGCCTGGCGTGCCTCGGGGTCGGCCGCGTCCTGCTGCAGCACGCCCGGGAAACGCAGCAACTCGGTGAACTGCACTTGCATGCCGGGGAATGCCGGGATCAACTGCAAGTTCAGCTTGGACAACTGATTCAGAAGCTCATTGTTGATTTGCAGCGATTCGCGTTGCGAATCGCTGGTGCTGCGCACGGTGACGTCCACCTTGCCGCGCGAGAGCCGCGCCGCGATGCGCTCGCGCAACTGGGATTCCAGGCTGCGCAGCTCGTCCGGCAGGCGCGGCGAGAGTTCCAGGTAACGGTGATTGACCGTACGCAACTCGCAGCTCAGCGTGCCGGCGGCGCCGCCGGTTTCGGCGGAGGCATAGGCGGTCATGCTGCGGATCATTGGCGGCCTGCGGTGGGCGGGAAAGGCCGCAATGGTAAACTTTCCCGCCCAGCCTTGCCCAATCGACCTCCATGAACCAGTCCGCACGCCCCAGCGGCCGCGCCAGCGACCAGTTGCGCGCCGTCGCCATCGAACGCCATTACACCCGCCACGCCGAAGGCTCGGTGCTGGTGAGCTTCGGCGACACCCGGGTGCTGTGCACCGCCAGCGTGGAGGACCGCGTGCCGCCGTGGCTGCGCGGCAAGGGCGAAGGCTGGGTCACCGCCGAATACGGCATGCTGCCGCGCGCCACCCACACTCGCATGCAGCGCGAAGCCGCGCGCGGCGGCCAGGGCGGCCGCACCATGGAGATCCAGCGCCTGATCGGCCGCAGCCTGCGCGCCTGCGTGAACCGGCAGGCGCTGGGCGAGCGCGTGATCACGCTGGATTGCGACGTGATCCAGGCCGACGGCGGCACCCGCACCGCGGCGATCACCGGCGCCTACGTGGCCCTGGTCGATGCGGTGAACGCGCTGATGCAACGCGAGAACCTCAAGCGCAACCCGATCATCGGCGCGGTGGCCGCGGTGTCCGTCGGCATCTACAAGGGCCAGCCCGTGCTCGACCTCGACTATGCCGAGGACTCCGACTGCGACACCGACATGAACGTGGTGATGAACGACGGTGGCGGCTTCATCGAGGTGCAGGGCACCGCCGAAGGCCATGCGTTCCGCCGCGACGAGATGGATGCACTGCTGGCGCTGGCCGAGAAGGGCATAGCCGAGCTGGTCGCCGCGCAGCACGCGGCGCTGACGACCTGACCGTCCACACGATCCCGCGCCCATGGCCCAATACATCGCCAGTTTCGCGCTCGTCGTGGCGGATTACGATGAGGCGATCGCGTATTACACGCAGGTACTCGGTTTCGAGTTGCGCGAGGATTCGCCGCTCGAAGACGGCAAGCGCTGGGTGCTCGTGGCCCCACCTGGCGCTGCAACCGGCATCCTGCTGGCCAAAGCGGCGAATGACGCCCAAAGCACGCGCATCGGCAACCAGACCGGCGGGCGCGTAGGGTTCTTCCTCCATACCGACGATTTCGACCATGACTTCGCCGCGATGAAAGCGCGCGGCGTGCGTTTTGCCGAAGCGCCGCGCCACGAAGATTACGGAACCGTTGCGGTCTTCGAGGATATCTACGGCAATCGCTGGGATCTGCTGGAACTGAAGCCATGAAACTGGTTCTCGCCAGCGGCAACCCCGGCAAGCTCAAGGAATTCAGTGCACTGCTCGCCGACAGCGGTTTCGAGGTCGTGCCGCAGGTCAGTCTCGGCGTGGACGACGCCGAGGAAACTGGGCTCAGCTTCGTCGAGAATGCCCTGCTCAAGGCCCGCCACGCCGCACGCGCCAGCGGCCTGCCCGCGTTGGCGGACGACTCCGGCCTGTGCGTGGACCATCTCGGCGGCGCGCCCGGCCTGTATTCCGCGCGCTACAGCGGCAACCATGGCGACGCCGCGGCCAACAACGCCAAGCTGCTGCGCGCACTGGAAGGCGTACCGGACGCGCAACGCAGCGCCTTCTTCATCTGCGTGCTGGTGCTGCTGCGCCACGCCGAGGACCCGGCGCCGCTGATCGCGGAGGGTCGCTGGCACGGTCACGTGCTGCACGCATCGCGCGGCATGCAGGGCTTCGGCTACGACCCGCTGTTCCTGCCGCAGGGCCAGACGCTTTCCGCCGCCGAACTCGATCCGGTGCTGAAGAACACGCTCAGCCACCGCGCGCTGGCGCTGGCCAGACTGCACGCCCTGCTCAGCGCGTCCTGACCGTCTTCGCCCGGCCCTTCGTCTTGCCTTGGTAATGCGCCGGCGCCTCGTGCACGTGTTGCGTGCGCAGGTGCTCGCGCAGCCAGGCGGCGAAGGCTTCCGCACTCAGGCGGCCGTCGGCGAGGGCGAGGAAGGTCTGGTACTTGTCCTCGGCATCGGCGGCCAGGCT encodes the following:
- a CDS encoding RidA family protein, translated to MSRQIIATTEAPAAIGPYSQAVRAGDTVYFSGQIPLDPATGNVVEGDITAQTRRVFDNLVAVAQAAGGSLAQFVRVGIYVTDLANFAAVNAVMAEYFQAPYPARATIEVSALPKGVQVEVDAIMVLG
- a CDS encoding RelA/SpoT family protein translates to MTAASTPTVIDPAALPPYVQALKDQLGYLPAPQLERVLRAFQVGAQAHEGQTRKSGEPYITHPVAVAGILAELGMDAETIIAAILHDTLEDTALSRSALAGEFGETVAELVDGVTKLDKMRFGSRQEADAESFRKMLLAMARDLRVILIKLADRLHNMRTLGAKDPPSRRRIARETLEIYAPIAQRLGMNKIKAELQDLGFRALHPDRYRVISERIRAALGNRREAMGRIETALSQRLAAEHLPARVVGRIKSPWSIYSKMHSEHKSFAQLMDVYGFRVVVESAMNCYMALGVVHGLYKPVDRRFKDFIAIPKANGYQSLHTVLLGPFGAPIEVQIRTAEMDSVAERGVAAHWAYKTDSGPANSAQARAREWLSSLADSQVNTASSDEFIENVKIDLFPDEVYLFTPRGDILSLPRNATALDFAYAVHTDVGDHAVAARVDKKLLPLRTRLESGQLVEIITAPSAVPNPAWLESVVTGKARTAIRQYLKHLQHEDAVDFGHRMLDRALEARSSSLDAIPTEVLDRFLHEIRLKRLEELLAEIALGNRMPDVVARHLLALRDGQSDDAAPGASPVHEKIRITGAERGVLSFANCCHPLPGDPIMGYLSPGKGIVVHREECPNVAELRKSPERCVAIEWDHDVQGDYRAELRIEVINRPGVLATIAAAIAAADSNIDNVEYAERDLAAATLLFAIEVKNRKHLADVIRRVRRTGVVSGVYRYPL
- the rpoZ gene encoding DNA-directed RNA polymerase subunit omega, coding for MARITVEDCLEVVDNRFELVLMATKRARQLAKGAEPAVNPDNDKPSVLALREIAGRRIDQATIDEIDKAERERAEREALEWAAAEVDDDLSKVGDD
- a CDS encoding MlaA family lipoprotein produces the protein MPTHSLLHSSLLRRGLALLAVVLLAGCAIAPPRTDDPLQKVNRKVYAFNDTLDKAVLRPAAVGYRKVTNPPVRRSVNNFFTNIELPITIANNLLQARPSEALGNTGRFLINLTVGVGGIFDPATRLGLPLETTDFGITLARWGVPEGDFLMLPLLGPSTVRDVWHYPVDGYFFDPLSLIAKNQAFSYGQYYLPQVLYVVSMRSQLIDAEGFLQSAYDPYAFLRDAYRQRRLYKLYDGDPPADVIEKMQGVDQPGFDPDELLQQQKQWEQQHATSKPAPTKN
- a CDS encoding STAS domain-containing protein, which translates into the protein MAADSALRLDRGTPGTLVLSGALSFATAAAALQALDEALRPGDRARLDLAGVSSCDSAGLACLLAVLAEARGRGQALSLQHVPDGLRTLARVSGVEALLAPA
- a CDS encoding MlaC/ttg2D family ABC transporter substrate-binding protein encodes the protein MMRHLAFAIAVACGGMLAAPAFTQQAAPQAAAQQTPEQVVQEIAHQLDTAVAGHKAELQQNKEKLVGIINQVFLPHFDVDYAAILVLGQHAREATPDQRARFAKVFYNSITHRYAEGLLSYTNGAVKVLPFAGDLNAKRSLVRTQVATGDGKTVSVDFAFRKTASGEWKAYDVVIEGISYITNYRNQVDAEIRKVGLDQLIKNLQTQGDQALKAMEQQGGKAHGG
- the mlaD gene encoding outer membrane lipid asymmetry maintenance protein MlaD, with translation MSQRKSYAVGTGLFIVLGFAALAYLATQTSSVANRHQGASYTVDAQFENIGQLKERAPVKIAGVRVGQVESIALEPGKSVADVKLAIDKQYATIPADSVATIFTSGLLGDQYVGIEYGHAKQYVAAGGKLGLTRSSQPLEEMLGKFFGAGGSADAIGGSYEVTAHFSNVGSLSAGSPVKMAGVAIGRVLSVQAEPTKLDAVVTLAIDNRYNQIPDDSAAAVFTSGLIGSQYVAIQPGGSPDMLKNGDEMILTQSAMQLEDLIGKFLVNGSGDGAKKDAGSSTTPAGKH
- the mlaE gene encoding lipid asymmetry maintenance ABC transporter permease subunit MlaE, which gives rise to MNARIGRDNIVTQSLGQIGNCGLFLLQILAAIPRSLRHARETVRQLWFVGAMSLTIIMVCGLFVGMVLSLQLYHVLSIFGGTAATGTVVAISIYRELGPVVTALLFAGRAGTAITAEIGLMRATDQIAAMELMAVDPLAYVVAPRFLAGLIAMPLLCCVFCALGIFGGHLVGVSWLGIDNGTFWSNMTATVDVWQDIINGVIWKSLAFGAVVALIAVYQGYTAPPTSEGVAYATTRTVVASSIAILALDFVLTAFLM
- a CDS encoding ABC transporter ATP-binding protein, which codes for MNAAAAPSDDTLIRIRGLTTVLNGKKVFDALDMDIPRGKVTAIMGPSGTGKTTLLKHITGQMRGDAGQVLVDAKNVPELSREALYALREKIGYLFQNSALLTDFDVFENVAFPLRQHTKLPEVLIRNIVLTKLQAVGLRGAAALQPSELSGGMARRVALARAIVFDPMLILYDEPFVGLDPIALNQVLKLIRTLNQTLGITSVLVAHELDAIKQVADHIYLIANGKVVAQGDPQTIADDGSPWTRQFFGGEADGPVPFQYPAGDYAEALGFPRGEA
- the gmk gene encoding guanylate kinase; amino-acid sequence: MKIEAQGTLFVVAAPSGAGKSTLVNALLEREPAISLSVSHTTRPPRPGEQYGRHYYFVERAEFEREAAEGIFLEHAEVHGNLYGTSRDKVQALLAQGRDVLLEIDWQGAAQIRKGKPDCVGVFILPPSRTELERRLRGRGSDAPEVIERRLANSRGEIAHAHEFDYIIVNDRFEDALDELQAIVRAVRLRSSLQCRRHETLIAELLA
- a CDS encoding YicC/YloC family endoribonuclease, whose product is MIRSMTAYASAETGGAAGTLSCELRTVNHRYLELSPRLPDELRSLESQLRERIAARLSRGKVDVTVRSTSDSQRESLQINNELLNQLSKLNLQLIPAFPGMQVQFTELLRFPGVLQQDAADPEARQAALFEVLDRALDALTATREREGAKLGGILRERLDAIERIVAQVREWMPEIRAALRTRLEARLADLKQPADPGRLEQELVLQITRSDVDEELDRLSTHITETRRVLGLKEPVGRRLDFLMQEFNREANTLGSKSVDARSTNAAVELKVLIEQMREQVQNIE
- the rph gene encoding ribonuclease PH, translated to MNQSARPSGRASDQLRAVAIERHYTRHAEGSVLVSFGDTRVLCTASVEDRVPPWLRGKGEGWVTAEYGMLPRATHTRMQREAARGGQGGRTMEIQRLIGRSLRACVNRQALGERVITLDCDVIQADGGTRTAAITGAYVALVDAVNALMQRENLKRNPIIGAVAAVSVGIYKGQPVLDLDYAEDSDCDTDMNVVMNDGGGFIEVQGTAEGHAFRRDEMDALLALAEKGIAELVAAQHAALTT
- a CDS encoding VOC family protein encodes the protein MAQYIASFALVVADYDEAIAYYTQVLGFELREDSPLEDGKRWVLVAPPGAATGILLAKAANDAQSTRIGNQTGGRVGFFLHTDDFDHDFAAMKARGVRFAEAPRHEDYGTVAVFEDIYGNRWDLLELKP
- the rdgB gene encoding RdgB/HAM1 family non-canonical purine NTP pyrophosphatase; the protein is MKLVLASGNPGKLKEFSALLADSGFEVVPQVSLGVDDAEETGLSFVENALLKARHAARASGLPALADDSGLCVDHLGGAPGLYSARYSGNHGDAAANNAKLLRALEGVPDAQRSAFFICVLVLLRHAEDPAPLIAEGRWHGHVLHASRGMQGFGYDPLFLPQGQTLSAAELDPVLKNTLSHRALALARLHALLSAS